Proteins found in one Poecilia reticulata strain Guanapo linkage group LG15, Guppy_female_1.0+MT, whole genome shotgun sequence genomic segment:
- the calm2a gene encoding calmodulin 2a (phosphorylase kinase, delta) codes for MADQLTEEQIAEFKEAFSLFDKDGDGTITTKELGTVMRSLGQNPTEAELQDMINEVDADGNGTIDFPEFLTMMARKMKDTDSEEEIREAFRVFDKDGNGYISAAELRHVMTNLGEKLTDEEVDEMIREADIDGDGQVNYEEFVQMMTAK; via the exons gCTGACCAACTTACAGAAGAGCAAATTGCTG AGTTCAAGGAGGCCTTCTCGCTCTTCGACAAGGATGGAGACGGCACCATCACCACTAAAGAGCTGGGCACCGTCATGCGCTCTCTGGGCCAGAACCCCACGGAGGCCGAGCTGCAGGACATGATCAACGAAGTCGACGCAGACG GAAACGGAACGATAGACTTCCCAGAATTCCTCACCATGATGGCCAGGAAGATGAAGGACACAGACAGCGAGGAGGAGATCCGAGAAGCATTCCGTGTCTTTGATAAG GATGGAAACGGCTACATCAGTGCTGCTGAGCTGCGCCACGTGATGACGAACCTGGGAGAGAAGCTAACCGACGAGGAAGTGGACGAGATGATCAGAGAAGCAGACATCGATGGAGACGGTCAGGTCAACTATGAAG AGTTCGTACAAATGATGACGGCGAAGTGA